Proteins encoded in a region of the Methylobacterium radiotolerans JCM 2831 genome:
- a CDS encoding ABC transporter permease, with amino-acid sequence MSTGIEAGALPATVTPAPARRAGSGLGLAHLRRLALACVVPAALVAVWQVTTAGRPYSLIPPPAEVWAEMRDLAVGGVNDDAFSGTLWTHLAASLSRVYGGFALAAAAALPLGLLIGRVPLIRALLDPALQVLRPVPVTAWLPLAMILFGLGPRSAFFLVFLGAFYPILVNTVFGVRSVEPRLFEAAAMLGCTGPAQFVRVVLPAALPSIFTGLRLGLGFAWVVIVVGEMTGVQTGLGAIIMEARQLSRTEIVICGMAVIGVAGFVSDWLVMQLSRRLLAWSPNHG; translated from the coding sequence GTGAGCACCGGGATCGAGGCCGGCGCCCTGCCGGCGACGGTGACGCCGGCTCCCGCCCGCCGGGCTGGATCCGGGCTCGGGCTCGCCCACCTGCGCCGGCTGGCTCTGGCCTGCGTGGTGCCGGCCGCACTCGTCGCGGTCTGGCAGGTCACCACCGCGGGCCGGCCCTACAGCCTGATCCCGCCGCCCGCGGAGGTCTGGGCGGAGATGCGGGACCTCGCCGTCGGCGGCGTCAACGACGACGCGTTCAGCGGCACGCTCTGGACCCATCTCGCGGCGTCGCTGAGCCGGGTCTACGGCGGCTTCGCGCTGGCGGCGGCCGCCGCCCTGCCGCTCGGCCTGCTGATCGGCCGCGTTCCGCTGATCCGGGCGCTCCTCGACCCCGCGCTGCAGGTCCTGCGCCCCGTTCCGGTCACCGCGTGGCTGCCGCTGGCCATGATCCTATTCGGCCTCGGGCCGCGCTCGGCCTTCTTCCTCGTGTTCCTCGGGGCGTTCTACCCGATCCTGGTCAACACCGTGTTCGGGGTCCGCTCGGTGGAGCCGCGCCTGTTCGAGGCTGCCGCGATGCTGGGCTGTACCGGCCCGGCGCAGTTCGTCCGGGTCGTGTTGCCGGCGGCGCTGCCGTCGATCTTCACCGGCCTGCGGCTCGGCCTCGGCTTCGCCTGGGTGGTGATCGTGGTCGGCGAGATGACCGGGGTCCAGACCGGCCTCGGCGCGATCATCATGGAGGCGCGCCAGCTCTCGCGCACCGAGATCGTGATCTGCGGCATGGCGGTGATCGGGGTCGCGGGCTTCGTCTCCGACTGGCTGGTCATGCAGCTGAGCCGCCGGCTGCTCGCCTGGAGCCCCAACCATGGCTGA